The Elephas maximus indicus isolate mEleMax1 chromosome 19, mEleMax1 primary haplotype, whole genome shotgun sequence genome contains a region encoding:
- the LGALS3BP gene encoding galectin-3-binding protein produces the protein MALPELLWIWLLVAGTHGLEDGTMRLVNGDSANEGRVEVFYRGQWGTVCDDGWDLDDAHVVCRALGFENATQVLSNAAFGQGTGPIMLDDVECVGTEPSLGDCKSQGWLQSNCGHQEDAGVICNNKTAGVYTLDFSSELSEALSGIFDSQQGCDLSIQVLVGGKEALSICAHTLILSANPEAQSLVRKSEGKVTMEVDTECVPLVGDFIRYLYTRRLNVSLKSVKCFHQVASAHGAKQLQDYCAHLFAAVIPQDPSFWTTLDLHAYALATSDALLEALCVQFLAWNFDALTKVEAWPRVPVALLHTLLSRSELAVSSELALLKAVDTWGQENHASHGVMAGLLEGVRFPMMPPTDLFELQFNVTLFHDHESFFQKKMLQALQFHTVPFQLLAQHQDLNLSQDAYRPRLYMTPTWSASVSGDPHNSRLAATSRRDAYFSTYSYYTPYPPAPSGYRYYPFQSFQTPQHPSFLFHSTFLSWSLSYLPTVQSCWNYGFSCSPDEVPALGLTRSGYPDPAIGYENKALMLCSGRFVATVTDFRDQKASIPSALSTNGSSNVSFFPCPTGSFNSFYAIIRPFYLTNSSDVC, from the exons GCCTGGAGGACGGCACCATGAGGCTGGTGAACGGGGACTCGGCTAATGAGGGCCGCGTGGAGGTCTTCTACAGAGGCCAGTGGGGGACCGTGTGTGATGACGGCTGGGACCTGGACGATGCCCACGTGGTCTGCCGCGCCCTGGGCTTCGAGAATGCCACCCAGGTTCTGAGCAATGCTGCATTCGGGCAAG GAACGGGCCCCATCATGCTGGACGACGTGGAATGCGTGGGCACTGAGCCATCGCTGGGCGACTGCAAGTCCCAGGGCTGGCTGCAGAGCAACTGTGGACACCAAGAGGATGCCGGCGTGATCTGCAACAACA AAACCGCAGGCGTCTACACCCTCGACTTCTCTAGCGAGCTCTCGGAGGCCCTCAGTGGAATCTTTGACAGCCAGCAGGGCTGCGACCTGTCCATCCAGGTGCTGGTCGGGGGGAAGGAGGCCCTTAGCATCTGCGCACACACGCTGATCCTCTCTGCCAACCCTGAGGCCCAGAGCCTGGTGAGGAAGTCAGAAGGCAAGGTCACCATGGAGGTGGACACCGAGTGTGTGCCCCTTGTCGGGGACTTTATCAG GTACTTGTACACCCGCAGGCTAAACGTCTCCCTGAAGTCCGTGAAGTGCTTCCACCAGGTGGCCTCTGCCCACGGGGCCAAGCAGCTGCAGGACTACTGCGCGCACCTCTTCGCCGCCGTCATCCCCCAGGACCCCTCCTTCTGGACGACCCTGGACCTCCACGCCTACGCCCTGGCCACCAGTGATGCCCTGCTGGAGGCACTGTGCGTGCAGTTTCTGGCCTGGAACTTCGATGCGCTGACGAAGGTCGAGGCCTGGCCCAGGGTGCCTGTCGCCCTGCTCCACACGCTGCTCTCCAGGAGCGAGCTGGCCGTGTCCAGCGAGCTGGCCCTGCTGAAGGCAGTGGACACCTGGGGCCAGGAGAATCATGCCTCCCATGGGGTGATGGCGGGTCTGCTCGAGGGGGTCCGCTTCCCCATGATGCCGCCCACTGACCTATTCGAGCTGCAGTTTAACGTGACCCTGTTCCATGACCACGAGTCgttctttcagaagaagatgcTGCAGGCCCTGCAGTTCCACACGGTGCCCTTTCAGCTGCTGGCCCAGCACCAGGACCTGAACCTCAGCCAGGATGCCTACCGACCCCGGCTCTACATGACGCCCACCTGGAGTGCCTCCGTCTCAGGGGACCCCCACAACTCCCGGCTGGCGGCAACGTCCAGAAGGGATGCCTACTTTTCCACGTACTCCTACTATACTCCTTACCCCCCAGCCCCTTCTGGCTACAGATACTACCCCTTTCAGTCCTTCCAAACCCCCCAGCACCCCAGCTTCCTCTTCCACTCCACGTTCCTCTCCTGGTCGCTGTCCTACCTCCCCACCGTCCAGAGCTGCTGGAACTACGGGTTCTCCTGCTCCCCTGACGAGGTCCCTGCCCTGGGCCTGACCAGGTCTGGCTACCCGGATCCAGCCATCGGCTATGAGAACAAAGCCCTGATGCTCTGCAGTGGCCGCTTCGTGGCCACTGTCACTGACTTCAGGGACCAGAAGGCCTCGATCCCCAGTGCCCTGAGCACCAATGGCTCCAGCAACGTTTCCTTCTTCCCCTGCCCCACGGGCTCCTTCAACAGCTTCTACGCCATCATCCGCCCCTTCTACCTTACCAACTCCTCAGACGTCTGCTAG